One stretch of Carassius gibelio isolate Cgi1373 ecotype wild population from Czech Republic chromosome B1, carGib1.2-hapl.c, whole genome shotgun sequence DNA includes these proteins:
- the LOC127949288 gene encoding ubiquitin carboxyl-terminal hydrolase 34 isoform X2, with amino-acid sequence MCENCAELLEVLNEISDADSSDGLQLKKEHALRVFTYISTWTQRQCLCCFKEYKHLEVFSQLVYALINLVIAQVTNLRDRLHSGHGNTRTEGAESEWGSAQPQPSPCEDEPLNVERDSAEEDGGVEDGDQHKNQNQGVKPDPPPKLSEPTAGGNESSLDPFASWSTEDQEKLLLCAAKIFQIQFPLYTAYKHNTHPTIEDISAQESNILGSFCDMNDVEVPLHLLRYVCMFCGKHGLSLMKDCFEFGAPDTLPFPIAHAFITIVSNIRIWLHIPAVMQHIIPFRSFVIRYLCNLSDQELRQSAARNMADLMWSTVKEPLDSALCFDRESLDLAFKYFMSPTLTMRLAGLSQITNQLHTFNDVCNNESLVSDTETSIAKELADWLINNNVVEHIFGPNLHIEIIKQCQVILNFLAAEGRLSTQHVDCIWVAAQLKHCSRYIHDLFPSLIKNLDPVPLRHVLSLVSGLHPSAHTEQTLYLASMLIKALWNNALAAKTQLSKQSSFASLLNSNIPMGNKKGSPAGSPESSDNSDTHHSGGSDMEMDEPIMSSGKRGQQRLSDTEESLQGSSDETGNSGEEGSSSGRSEASSNEAGSSRASQSAGSPGSELHSDDMADSEALKEEEEEEEEEEDDEEDDEDDDEDDEDDRPAIASEETRDSREPSTSELRKRKAGEALGEVQGPPERPGIPPGSITSAPGLSKTKSIPFTPEAAAALVASSSLRILEPCSSSSVCLEGTSGEQADPSSHSQSQKPQQPQEGGTEMGSSHGASVSQEPPCMPRPTDFLTEAMGNELFNCRRFISPQHHHHHQNHHHHHHHHHHHHDGHMVEDMLSADDVSCSSSQVSAKSEKNMADFDGEESGCEEELVQINSHAELSSHLQQHLPNLASIYHEHLVQGPAVHKHQYSAHAVTDINLDNVCKKGNTLLWDLVQDDNAIHLSEGLINEAEKLLCSLVCWFTDRQIRMRFIEGCLENLANHRSVVVSLRLLPKLFGTFQQFGSSYDTHWITMWAEKELHMMKLFFDDLLHYIQEVREQRHKFALYSHSAEVQVRLQFLTCVFSTLGSPDHFRLSLEQVDILWHCLVEDSECYDDALHWFLNQVRSKDQHAMGMETYKHLFLEKMPQLKPETISMTGLNLFQHLCNLARLATSAYDSSSNCELCGMDQLWGIALRAQSADISRAAIQYINSYYIGVCVTAGKTGLEKEQEFISKCMESLMMASANLEKDAHSSLTVIERGLLLLKTHLEAFRRRFAYHLRQWQIEGTGISSHLKALSDKQSLPLRIVCQPAGLPDKMTIEMYPSDQVADLRAEVTHWYENLQKDQLSQQAQLQEFGQTSRQQDFPGGLMGPVRMISSGHELTTDYDEKTLHELGFKDMQMVFVSLGAPRRERKGEGVQLPASCLPPPQKEHIPMLLLLQEPHLTTLFDLLEMLACFKPPGPDRPQHSTESVRCEELHLHAENLSRRVWELLMLLPTCPSMLQAFQNISDDTGSDGLCWKDLLRIKSPHKLLYALEIIEALGKPNRRIHRESTGSYSDLYPDSDDSSEEQIENSKNTWSCKFVSSGGLQLLLDIFNSAILEPKEQESWTVWLLDCLACLLKLVCQFAVDPADLDLAYHDVFAWSGLTDSQRKRAWPGKSRKTAGDHGKGLHIPRLTEVFLSLVQGTNLIQRLINVAYTYDNLAHRVLKAQSDHRSRHEVTHYSMWLLVSWAHCCSLVKSSLADSEHLHDWLKKLTLLIPETAVRQEACSGLYKLSLSGLEGGESINRSFLLLAASTLLKFLPDAQALKPPRLEDFEEEAMFHTGCKEYFWLLCKLIDNIHVKDTSQTTLLDLDALARHLADCIRSREILDQQDGAIEDDGLTGLLRLATSVLKHKPPFKFSREGQEFLRDTYDLLFLLPSLKDRQQPKCKSPAARAAAYDLLVEVVKGSVENYRLLHNWVMSQHMQGERHNPSHAPYKWDYWPHDDVRAECRFVGLTNLGATCYLASTIQQLYMIPEARQAVFTSKYSEDIKHKTTLLELQKMFTYLMESERKAYNPRPFCKTYTMDKQPLNTGEQKDMTEFFTDLITKIEEMSQGLKNTVKTLFGGVITNNVVSLDCDHVSQTAEEFYTVRCQVADMKNIYESLDEVTIKDTLEGDNMYTCSQCGKKVRAEKRACFKKLPRILSFNTMRYTFNMVTMMKEKVNTHFSFPLRLDMTPYTEDFLMAKGDRKEGFLDDSDAKVAESYEYDLIGVTVHTGTADGGHYYSFIRDIVNPHAYRNNRWYLFNDAEVKSFDSAQLASECFGGEMTTKTYDSVTDKFMDFSFEKTHSAYMLFYKRVEEENEKDLTFDISPDLLEWIWHDNMQFLQDKNIFEHTYFGFMWQLCSSIPSTLPDPKSVSLMTAKLSTSFVLETFIHSKEKPTMLQWIELLTKQFNNSQAACEWFLDQMADDNWWPMQILIKCPNQIVRQMFQRLCIHVIQRLRPVHAHLYLQPGMEDGSDDMDGPVEDIGSRSCVTRFVKTLLSIMEHGVKPHSKHLTEYFAFLYEFAKMGEEESQFLLSLQAISIMVHFYIGTKGPENPQVEVLSEEEEGEEDEEEDILSLAEEKYRPAALEKMIALIALLVEQSRSERHLTLSQSDMAALTGGKGFPFLFQHIRDSINIRQTCNLIFSLCRYNNRLAEHIVSMLFTSIAKLTPEAANPFFKLLTMLMEFAAGPPGMPSFASYILQRIWEVIEYNPSQCLDWLAVQTPRNKLAHSWVLQNMENWVERFLLAHNYPRVRTSAAYLLVSLIPSNSFRQMFRSTRSLHIPTRDLPLSPDTTVVLHQVYNLLLGLLGRAKLYVDVPVHGTTKLVQYFSFMTYCLISKTEKLMFSSYFMDLWNLFQPKLSEPAIATNHNKQALLSFWYNVCVDCSENVRLIIQNPVVTKNIAFNYILADHDDQEVVLFNRGMLPAYYAILRMCCEQSPAFTRQLASHQNIQWAFKNLTPHASQYPGAVEELFNLMQLFVAQRPDMREEELEDVKQFKKTTISCYLRCLDGRSCWTTLISAFRILLENDEDRLLVVFNRGLILMTESFNTLHMMYHEATACHVTGDLVELLSIFLSVLKATRPYLQRKDVKQALIQWQERIDFAHKLLTLLNSYSPPELRNACLDVLKELVLLSPHDFLHTLVPFLQHNHCTYHHSNIPMSFGPYLPCRENIKLMGGKNNIRPPRPELNMCLLPSMVETSKGKDEVYDRMLLDYFLSYHQFIHLLCRVAINCEKFTETLVKLSVLIAYEGLPLHLALFPKLWTELTQSQCAMAQSCVKLLCDDPAFGEYMKCILMDERNFLNNNIAYSFLTCFLHKVQVQVLSGQSCSNLVNVLVTNLLNEYHSLQPELTNQRAEMSKTSSLLNADLRALLLVLSVYAPQQLDPALGPALQELLSKCRLCLQHRTTLEREAKERKDKVEEEGVTPVKRRRVSSSADDRPADSSVCPPSTSSSLAPCSEQKAEPGEALTPTSTSDTETRDSSLIDPGVENDPPSPDSASLEEKKMDVSSSSSSSSSSSSSLPEAFGRTDEPPPQIAVREEEEEEEDGRKEAQEQEAEPEREEVPSTSSSSADSVLLLSSLPDSAEGRSCSLQEAESGGCGHAPVQDALEMLSRTVEATIAVVAKLSDGTTRPSAL; translated from the exons ATGTGTGAAAACTGCGCCGAGCTGCTGGAGGTGCTCAATGAGA tctcGGATGCAGACAGCTCAGACGGCCTGCAGCTGAAGAAGGAGCATGCCTTAAGAGTCTTCACTTACATCAGCACATGGACACAGAG GCAGTGTCTGTGCTGTTTCAAGGAATACAAACACCTCGAGGTGTTCAGCCAACTGGTTTATGCCCTCATTAACTTGGTTATCGCCCAAGTAACCAACCTTAGGGACCGTCTACACAGTGGCCATGGCAACACTAGGACTGAGGGGGCGGAGTCTGAATGGGGCTCCGCCCAGCCACAGCCGTCGCCCTGTGAGGACGAGCCACTGAATGTGGAACGGGACTCTGCTGAAGAAGATGGTGGCGTGGAGGATGGAGATCAGCACAAGAACCAAAATCAGGGGGTCAAACCGGATCCCCCGCCCAAGCTCAGTGAACCCACGGCGGGCGGGAATGAGAGCAGCCTGGACCCGTTTGCATCCTGGAGCACAGAAGACCAGGAGAAACTGCTGCTGTGCGCTGCCAAGATCTTTCAGATCCAGTTCCCCCTGTACACGGcctacaaacacaacacacaccccACTATAGAG GATATCTCCGCACAAGAGAGCAATATCCTCGGCTctttctgtgatatgaat gatgtGGAGGTCCCTCTGCACCTGCTGCGGTATGTGTGTATGTTCTGCGGGAAGCACGGCCTCTCTCTGATGAAGGACTGCTTTGAGTTCGGCGCTCCTGACACTCTCCCCTTCCCCATCGCACATGCCTTCATCACCATCGTCTCTAAC ATCAGAATATGGTTGCACATTCCCGCTGTGATGCAGCACATCATCCCTTTTCGCTCTTTCGTTATCAG GTATCTGTGTAATTTGTCGGATCAGGAGCTGCGTCAGAGCGCGGCGCGAAACATGGCCGACCTGATGTGGAGCACGGTGAAGGAGCCGTTGGACAGCGCACTGTGTTTCGACAGAGAGAGTCTGGATCTGGCCTTCAAATACTTCATGAGTCCGACGCTCACCATGAGACTGGCCGGCCTGAGCCAGATCACG AATCAGCTGCACACCTTCAATGACGTCTGTAATAACGAGTCCCTGgtgtctgacacagagac gtCGATAGCAAAAGAGCTGGCTGACTGGCTCATTAACAACAATGTTGTGGAGCACATATTTGGACCAAATTTGCACATTGAG atcattaaacagTGCCAAGTGATCCTGAACTTCCTGGCAGCCGAGGGCAGGCTGAGCACTCAACATGTGGACTGTATATGGGTCGCCGCTCag CTGAAACACTGCAGTCGCTACATCCATGACCTGTTCCCCTCGCTCATAAAGAACCTGGACCCTGTTCCTCTGCGGCACGTGCTCAGTCTGGTGTCAGGGTTACACCCCAGCGCACACACTGAACAG ACGCTGTATTTGGCGTCCATGCTGATCAAGGCCTTGTGGAATAACGCTCTGGCAGCCAAAACTCAGCTGTCCAAACAGAGCTCCTTCGCCTCCCTGCTCAACTCAAACATTCCCATGGGCAACAAGAAAG GTTCTCCTGCAGGAAGCCCGGAGAGCAGTGACAACAGTGACACGCATCACAGTGGAGGAAGTGACATGGAGATGGACGAGCCAATCATGAGCAGTGGAAAACGAGGGCAGCAGAGGCTTTCCGACACGGAG GAGTCTCTGCAGGGCAGCTCTGACGAGACGGGCAACAGCGGCGAGGAGGGCAGCAGCAGCGGCCGCAGCGAGGCGTCCAGCAACGAGGCAGGATCCAGCCGAGCCAGCCAATCAGCAGGCAGCCCGGGCAGCGAGCTGCACTCCGACGACATGGCTGACAGCGAGGCCctgaaggaagaggaagaggaggaggaagaagaagaggacgacgaggaggatgatgaagacgatgatgaggatgatgaagacgACAGGCCCGCCATCGCCTCCGAGGAAACCCGAGACTCCCGAGAGCCGTCTACATCAGAGCTACGCAAACGCAAAGCTGGCGAAGCGCTCGGAGAGGTCCAGGGTCCTCCGGAGCGACCCGGAATTCCTCCCGGCTCCATCACCTCCGCTCCAGGACTTTCCAAAACCAAATCTATTCCCTTCACCCCCGAGGCAGCCGCTGCCCTGGTAGCCTCGTCTTCCCTTAGGATCCTCGAGCCTTGCTCTTCTTCATCCGTGTGCCTGGAGGGAACGTCGGGAGAGCAGGCTGATCCCTCCTCACATTCCCAATCCCAGAAGCCCCAGCAGCCACAGGAGGGCGGCACAGAGATGGGCTCCTCACACGGAGCTTCTGTTTCCCAGGAGCCACCCTGCATGCCTCGACCGACAGACTTCCTGACGGAGGCCATGGGCAACGAACTCTTCAACTGCAGACGTTTCATCAGCCCTCagcatcaccatcatcaccagaatcaccatcatcaccatcatcaccaccaccaccaccatgatGG TCACATGGTAGAGGACATGCTGAGTGCCGATGACGTGAGCTGCAGCAGCTCCCAAGTCAGCGCCAAATCCGAGAAGAACATGGCGGATTTTGACGGAGAGGAGTCCGGCTGCGAGGAGGAGCTGGTCCAGATCAACTCGCACGCAGAGCTCAGCTCGCACCTGCAGCAACACCTCCCTAACCTGGCATCCATATACCACGAACATCTGGTACAAG GTCCAGCAGTGCACAAGCATCAGTACTCTGCACACGCGGTGACCGACATCAACCTGGACAACGTCTGCAAGAAAGGAAACACCCTTCTGTGGGACCTGGTCCAGGATGACAATGCG ATCCACCTGTCGGAAGGCTTGATCAATGAGGCCGAGAAGCTGTTGTGTTCTCTGGTCTGCTGGTTCACTGACCGTCAGATCCGCATGCGTTTCATCGAGGGCTGCCTGGAGAACCTGGCCAATCACCG GTCAGTGGTGGTCTCTTTGCGTTTGCTACCGAAGCTCTTCGGGACCTTCCAGCAGTTCGGCTCCAGCTACGACACTCATTGGATTACCAT GTGGGCGGAAAAAGAGCTGCACATGATGAAGCTCTTTTTTGATGATCTGTTACACTATATCCAGGAAGTGAGAGAGCAGCGCCACAAATTCGCTTT GTACAGTCACAGTGCAGAGGTGCAGGTGCGTCTGCAGTTCCTCACCTGTGTGTTCTCAACGCTTGGATCACCTGACCACTTCA ggttgAGTCTGGAGCAGGTGGACATCCTGTGGCACTGTTTAGTGGAGGACTCGGAGTGTTACGACGATGCTCTGCACTGGTTCCTGAACCAGGTCCGCAGTAAAGACCAGCACGCCATGGGCATGGAGACATACAAACACCTCTTCCTGGAGAAG ATGCCTCAGCTGAAGCCGGAGACGATCAGCATGACGGGACTCAATTTGTTTCAGCATCTGTGTAACCTGGCTCGTCTGGCCACCAGCGCCTACGACAGCAGCTCCAACTGCGAG tTGTGTGGTATGGATCAGCTGTGGGGAATCGCGCTGAGGGCTCAGTCTGCAGACATCAGTCGCGCTGCCATCCAGTACATCAACTCCTATTACATCGGGG TGTGTGTGACCGCAGGTAAAACGGGTCTGGAGAAGGAGCAGGAGTTCATCAGTAAGTGTATGGAGAGCTTGATGATGGCGTCTGCTAACCTGGAGAAAGACGCCCACTCCAGCCTGACCGTCATCGAGAGAGGACTGCTGCTGCTCAAAACACACCTGGAGGCCTTCAGACGCAG GTTTGCTTATCACCTGCGGCAGTGGCAGATCGAGGGCACGGGCATCAGCAGTCATCTGAAAGCTCTCAGTGATAAACAGTCTCTCCCGCTCAGGATCGTGTGTCAGCCAGCAGGACTTCCTGACAAG ATGACCATCGAGATGTACCCCAGTGATCAGGTGGCTGATCTGAGGGCAGAGGTCACGCACTGGTACGAGAACCTACAGAAGGATCAGCTCAGCCAGCAGGCACAGCTGCAGGAGTTCGGTCAGACCAGCCGCCAGCAGGACTtcccag gtggtcTGATGGGTCCCGTGCGCATGATCTCATCCGGACACGAGCTGACCACGGACTATGATGAGAAGACCCTTCATGAGCTCGGCTTCAAGGACATGCAG ATGGTGTTTGTGTCTCTGGGCGCTCCGCGGAGGGAGAGGAAGGGCGAGGGAGTCCAGCTGCCAGCCTCGTGTCTGCCGCCCCCTCAGAAGGAGCACATCCCCATGCtactgctcctgcaggagccccACCTCACCACCCTCTTCGACCTGCTGGAGATGCTGGCCTGCTTCAAACCGCCCGGCCCCGACAGACCCCAGCACAGCACTGAG AGTGTTCGCTGTGAGGAGCTGCACCTCCACGCAGAGAATCTGTCCCGTCGTGTGTGGGAGCTGCTCATGCTGCTGCCCACGTGTCCCAGCATGCTCCAGGCCTTCCAGAACATCTCCGATGACACG GGATCTGACGGTTTGTGCTGGAAGGATCTGCTGAGGATCAAGAGCCCTCATAAGCTGCTCTACGCTTTAGAAATCATAGAGGCCCTCGGCAAACCCAACCGCAGGATTCACCGCGAGTCTACG ggcagTTACAGTGATCTGTATCCAGACTCTGACGACTCCAGTGAGGAACAGATCGAGAACAGCAAGAACACCTGGAGCTGTAAG TTTGTGTCATCTGGAGGTCTTCAGCTTCTGCTGGACATTTTTAACTCTGCTATTTTAGAGCCGAAAGAACAAGAGTCCTGGACTGTG TGGCTGCTGGACTGTCTCGCGTGTCTGCTCAAGCTCGTTTGTCAGTTCGCGGTGGATCCGGCCGATCTGGACCTGGCTTATCATGACGTTTTCGCCTGGTCTGGTCTCACGGACTCACAGAGGAAGAGGGCGTGGCCGGGGAAGTCCCGCAAAACCGCCGGGGATCATGGGAAGGGCCTGCATATACCTCGTCTCACAGAG GTTTTTTTAAGTCTTGTGCAAGGCACCAATCTCATCCAGCGGCTCATCAACGTGGCCTACACCTACGACAATCTGGCGCACAG GGTTTTGAAGGCCCAATCAGATCACAGATCCAGACACGAGG TGACTCATTACTCCATGTGGCTGCTGGTGAGCTGGGCTCACTGCTGTTCTCTGGTGAAGTCCAGTCTGGCTGATAGTGAACATCTGCACGACTGGCTCAAGAAGCTCACGCTGCTCATCCCCGAG ACGGCGGTGCGTCAGGAGGCGTGCAGTGGTCTGTATAAGCTGTCTCTGTCAGGTCTGGAGGGAGGAGAATCCATCAACAGATCCTTCCTGCTGCTCGCTGCGTCCACACTGCTCAAGTTCCTGCCAGACGCACAAGCACTGAAACCCCCGAGA CTGGAGGACTTTGAGGAGGAGGCCATGTTTCACACCGGCTGTAAGGAGTATTTCTGGCTGCTGTGTAAACTCATCGACAACATCCATGTGAAAGACACCAGTCAGACCACCCTGCTGGACCTGGACGCCCTGGCGCGACACCTGGCCGACTGCATCCGCAG TCGTGAGATTTTGGACCAGCAGGACGGGGCGATCGAGGACGACGGTCTGACGGGTCTCCTGCGTCTCGCCACCAGCGTCCTGAAGCACAAGCCTCCCTTTAAGTTTTCTCGAGAGGGTCAGGAGTTCCTCAGGGACACGTATGATCTGCTGTTCCTCCTGCCCAGCCTGAAGGACCGCCAGCAGCCCAAATGCAAGAGTCCCGCGGCCCGCGCCGCAGCCTACGACCTGCTGGTGGAGGTGGTCAAGGGTTCGGTGGAGAACTACAGACTGCTGCACAACTGGGTCATGTCCCAGCACATGCAGGGTGAGCGCCACAACC cgtCTCATGCTCCGTATAAGTGGGATTACTGGCCCCATGATGATGTCAGAGCCGAGTGCCGTTTCGTGGGCTTGACTAACCTGGGCGCCACGTGTTACCTGGCCTCCACCATCCAGCAGCTCTACATGATCCCCGAGGCCAGACAGGCCGTCTTTACCTCTAAA tattcagAGGACATCAAGCATAAGACCACGTTGCTGGAGCTGCAGAAGATGTTCACTTATCTAATG GAGAGCGAGAGGAAGGCGTACAACCCTCGTCCCTTCTGTAAGACCTACACGATGGACAAACAGCCTCTGAACACAGGAGAGCAGAAAGACATGACCGAGTTCTTCACAGACCTCATCACCAAGATAGAGGAGATGTCCCAGGGCCTG AAAAACACTGTTAAAACGCTGTTTGGAGGCGTCATCACCAACAATGTGGTTTCACTG GACTGTGATCACGTGAGTCAGACGGCGGAGGAGTTTTACACCGTCAGATGTCAGGTGGCTGATATGAAGAACATCTAC GAGTCTCTGGACGAGGTGACCATTAAGGACACTCTGGAGGGTGATAACATGTACACCTGCTCTCAGTGTGGGAAGAAGGTCCGCGCTGAAAAACG agCTTGTTTTAAGAAGCTCCCGCGGATCTTGAGCTTTAACACCATGCGCTACACGTTCAACATGGTGACCATGATGAAGGAAAAAGTGAACACGCACTTTTCTTTCCCGCTGCGGCTCGACATGACGCCGTACACCGAGGACTTCCTCATGGCCAAAGGAGACCGGAAGGAAG GTTTCCTTGATGACAGTGATGCTAAAGTGGCGGAGAGTTACGAGTATGACCTCATCGGTGTGACGGTGCACACGGGCACGGCGGACGGCGGCCATTATTACAGCTTCATCCGGGACATCGTCAACCCTCACGCTTACCGCAATAACAGATG GTATCTGTTTAACGATGCAGAGGTGAAGTCGTTTGATTCGGCCCAGCTGGCCTCGGAGTGTTTTGGTGGAGAGATGACA ACAAAAACATATGACTCTGTCACAGACAAGTTCATGGATTTCTCCTTTGAGAAG ACCCACAGTGCCTACATGCTGTTTTACAAGAGAGTGGAGGAGGAGAATGAGAAGGACTTGACCTTTGACATCTCTCCTGACCTTCTGGAG tGGATCTGGCACGACAACATGCAGTTTCTCCAGGACAAGAACATCTTTGAACACACATACTTCGG TTTTATGTGGCAGCTGTGCAGCAGTATTCCCAGCACTTTACCCGATCCTAAATCCGTGTCGCTCATGACGGCTAAA ctCAGCACATCGTTTGTTCTGGAGACATTCATCCACTCCAAAGAaaag CCCACAATGCTGCAGTGGATTGAACTCTTGACCAAACAGTTTAACAATAGCCAAGCTGCCTgcgag TGGTTTTTGGATCAGATGGCAGATGATAACTGGTGGCCAATGCAGATTCTCATCAAGTGTCCCAATCAGATTGTACGTCAG ATGTTTCAGCGGTTGTGTATTCACGTGATCCAGCGGCTCAGACCGGTCCACGCTCACCTGTACCTGCAGCCGGGCATGGAGGACGG ATCTGATGATATGGACGGGCCGGTGGAGGACATCGGCAGCCGCTCCTGCGTGACACGGTTCGTCAAAACACTGCTGTCAATCATGGAGCACGGAGTGAAGCCGCACAGCAAACATCTGACCGAATACTTTGCCTTTCTATACGAGTTTGCCAAAATGGGAGAAGAGGAG AGTCAGTTCCTCTTATCTTTGCAAGCCATTTCTATAATGGTGCATTTCTACATAGGCACTAAAGGACCCGAAAAT CCTCAGGTGGAGGTGTTATCTGAGGAGGAGGAGggtgaggaggatgaagaggaggacATCCTCTCACTGGCGGAGGAGAAGTACCGTCCGGCCGCTCTGGAGAAGATGATCGCTCTCATAGCTCTGCTGGTGGAGCAGTCCAGATCTGAGAG ACACTTGACTCTGTCTCAGAGTGACATGGCCGCGCTGACCGGAGGAAAAGGTTTCCCCTTCCTGTTCCAACACATCAGAGACAGCATCAACATCAGACAGACCTGCAACCTCATATTCAGCCTCTGCAGATACAACAACCGCCTGGCTGAACAC ATCGTGTCGATGCTGTTCACCTCCATCGCTAAACTGACTCCAGAG GCGGCGAATCCGTTCTTCAAGCTGCTGACGATGCTGATGGAGTTTGCTGCCGGTCCTCCAGGAATGCCCTCGTTTGCGTCCTACATCCTGCAGAGGATCTGGGAG GTGATCGAGTATAACCCGTCTCAGTGTTTGGACTGGTTGGCCGTCCAGACGCCGCGTAATAAGCTGGCTCACAGCTGGGTCCTGCAGAACATGGAGAACTGGGTGGAGAGGTTTCTGCTGGCGCACAACTACCCACGAGTCCGAACAT cggcGGCGTATCTGCTGGTGTCTCTCATCCCGAGCAACTCGTTTCGTCAGATGTTCCGCTCCACGCGCTCCCTTCACATCCCCACGCGGGACCTCCCGCTGAGTCCCGACACCACCGTGGTTCTCCACCAGGTCTACAACCTGCTGCTGGGTCTGCTGGGACGGGCCAAGCTCTACGTGGACGTGCCGGTGCACGGGACCACCAAACTAGTGCAGTACTTCAGCTTCATGACCTACTGCCTCATCTCCAAAACTGAGAAGCTCATGTTCTCCAGCTACTTCATGGACCTCTGGAACCTCTTCCAG CCTAAGTTATCAGAACCGGCCATCGCCACGAATCACAACAAGCAAGCGCTTCTGTCCTTCTGGTATAACGTCTGCGTGGACTGCAGTGAGAACGTGCGTCTCATCATCCAAAACCCCGTCGTCACTAAAAACATCGCCTTCAACTACATCCTGGCCGACCACGACGATCAGGAGGTGGTGCTGTTCAACCGCGGGATGCTGCCGGCGTACTACGCCATCCTGCGCATGTGCTGCGAGCAGTCGCCCGCCTTCACCCGCCAGCTGGCGTCCCACCAGAACATACAGTGGGCCTTCAAAAACCTCACGCCCCACGCCAGCCAGTACCCAGGG GCGGTGGAGGAGTTGTTTAACCTGATGCAGTTGTTTGTGGCTCAGAGGCCTGATATGAGAGAGGAAGAGCTGGAGGACGTGAAGCAGTTTAAGAAGACCACCATCAGCTGTTACCTGCGCTGTCTGGACGGACGCTCCTGCTGGACCACTCtcatcag TGCCTTCCGTATACTGCTGGAGAACGATGAGGACCGTCTGCTGGTGGTGTTCAACAGAGGACTCATCCTCATGACTGAG TCCTTCAACACCCTACACATGATGTACCATGAGGCCACTGCGTGTCACGTGACCGGTGATCTGGTGGAGCTGCTGTCTATTTTCCTGTCTGTTTTAAAGGCAACGCGGCCCTACTTACAGCGCAAAG ATGTGAAGCAGGCGTTGATCCAGTGGCAGGAGAGGATTGATTTCGCTCATAAGCTGCTGACGCTGCTGAACTCTTACAGTCCACCGGAGCTGCGTAACGCCTGTCTGG ATGTGCTGAAGGAGCTGGTGCTCTTGAGTCCTCATGACTTCCTGCACACGCTCGTGCCCTTCCTGCAGCACAACCACTGCACCTACCACCACAGCAACATCCCCA tgtcgTTTGGCCCGTACCTGCCCTGTAGAGAGAATATCAAGCTGATGGGCGGAAAGAACAACATTCGTCCTCCCAGACCAGAGCTCAACATGTGTCTGCTGCCCTCGATGGTGGAGACCAGTAAG GGTAAGGATGAGGTGTATGACAGGATGTTGTTGGACTACTTCCTGTCCTATCATCAGTTCATTCACCTGCTCTGTCGAGTCGCCATCAACTGTGAGAAGTTCACCGAGACTCTGGTGAAACTCA GTGTGTTGATAGCATATGAAGGACTTCCTTTACACCTGGCTCTCTTTCCAAAACTATGGACAGAACTCACTCAGTCTCAG TGTGCGATGGCTCAGTCGTGTGTGAAGCTGTTGTGTGACGATCCAGCGTTTGGAGAATACATGAAATGCATCCTGATGGACGAGAGAAACTTCCTCAACAACAACATCGCCTACTCCTTCCTCACCTGCTTCTTACATAAA gttcaGGTGCAGGTGTTATCTGGCCAGAGCTGCTCGAATCTCGTCAACGTGTTGGTGACCAACCTACTGAACGAGTACCACAGCCTGCAGCCtgagctgaccaatcagagagcagagATGAGCAAGACCAGCAGCCTCCTGAACGCA GATCTGCGTGCGCTGCTGCTGGTGCTGTCGGTTTACGCCCCTCAGCAGCTGGACCCTGCTTTAGGCCCCGCTCTACAGGAGCTGCTGTCCAAATGCAGACTGTGTCTGCAGCACCGCACCACTTTAGAGAGAGAGGCCAAGGAACGCAAAGACAAAG